One segment of Urocitellus parryii isolate mUroPar1 chromosome 5, mUroPar1.hap1, whole genome shotgun sequence DNA contains the following:
- the LOC113189616 gene encoding olfactory receptor 6C4-like translates to MKNHSLTEFILLGLSDVPELQIIIFIFLLLTYMFSIIGNLTIIILTLLDSHLQTPMYFFLRNFSFLEISFTSIFTPRLLFSISTGIKTISFAGCFTQFFFAFFFGATEFCLLTAMSYDRYVAICKPLHYTTIMNSKVCIQLVLCSWIWGFLIILFPIIPTSQLDFCGSNVLNHYYCDYGPLIEISCSDTSLLELFDFILAVVTLGVTLVLVILSYTNIIRTILKIPSVQQRKKAFSTCSSHMIVISLSYGSCIFMYIKPSAKEGVAFNKGIAVLNNSVAPLLNPFIYTLRNKQVKQAFKDMTRKIVHLDSF, encoded by the coding sequence ATGAAAAACCACTCTTTGACTGAATTCATCCTTCTGGGCCTATCAGATGTCCCAGAGCTTCAgattatcattttcatatttctccTCCTCACATACATGTTCAGCATCATTGGGAATCTGACAATCATCATCCTCACCCTGCTGGACTCCCACCTCCAGActcccatgtatttcttcctccGGAATTTCTCCTTCCTGGAAATTTCCTTTACATCCATTTTCACTCCTAGGCTGCTGTTCAGCATCTCAACTGGAATCAAGACTATCAGCTTTGCTGGATGCTTTACCCagttcttctttgcttttttctttgggGCCACTGAGTTTTGTCTTCTGACTGCCAtgtcctatgaccgctatgtggccatctgcaaacctCTGCATTATACCACCATCATGAACAGCAAGGTCTGCATCCAACTAGTACTCTGCTCTTGGATATGGGGCTTCCTGATCATCTTGTTCCCAATCATCCCAACTAGTCAGTTAGATTTCTGTGGGTCTAATGTGCTGAATCATTATTACTGTGACTATGGACCCCTCATAGAAATATCTTGCTCAGACACAAGTCTACTGGAACTGTTTGATTTTATCCTAGCAGTTGTAACATTGGGGGTAACACTGGTGCTGGTGATCCTCTCCTACACAAACATCATCAGGACCATTCTGAAGATCCCCTCAGTTCAGCAAAGGAAAAAGGCCTTTTCCACATGTTCTTCCCACATGATTGTCATCTCCCTCTCTTATGGAAGCTGCATCTTCATGTACATAAAGCCTTCAGCAAAAGAAGGAGTTGCCTTCAATAAGGGAATAGCTGTGCTCAATAACTCAGTTGCCCCTTTATTGAACCCATTCATTTATACTCTGAGGAATAAACAGGTAAAACAAGCCTTCAAGGATATGACCAGAAAAATTGTGCATCTTGATTCATTTTAG